The Apis cerana isolate GH-2021 linkage group LG10, AcerK_1.0, whole genome shotgun sequence DNA window ACTTTCACGCTTTTGCTTTCCggttcattgaaaaatttcgtcAAACTTTCGTCATAATGATACACGTCCTGTTGCGGTATAGTTAAACCAATTGCTCTTTTATTCTCCattcttttattactttcAAAAACTTCGGACAATCTATCGTTTTCTCTTCCATGATTAAAATCATgtacattttcattaaaatcaaagaaattataattctctcTAGGGTCAAAAATAATTGGTGGATCAGATTTTTGTTGAACATCttgtattatttgatttttatctatttttctgtttattctgtttttatcCTCTACACCAggctcatttttttcaatattatacttcaaagattcaaaatttttaaaatgcaatgAATTTGGAATTTGCTGTTTCGAAGAATGTTGTACATCGATATTTGGTCgttctgtatttttataattattattggaaatatatttataatgttcgTGAAATTGTGGTAATTCTTTTCCATGAtcattttgttcaaatttctttacttcttttacttcaattttaaaatgtgtATGATTCGATCTCTCAGCATTTATTGGTTTAATCAATCGTTTCTcagaaacaattttatgtttatgatCATTCTTAAatctttgataataaatatcttcggGAGAGTCATAAGATTTTTGAgttgaattattaagaattctgTTTCTTTGttgtcttttttccttctttttactAAAAGATTCAGGTTTTTGACGAATATTAGGAATTTCTATACTATCATTATggttaaattttgtttgaacaACATTGGTATGAATCGTACTGTCTAGAACAAAATCGAATGGTGGTGGCCATATTTGTAAATCCTTCTGTTCGCCTTCGTGAAGCTGTCTTGGCTTTTCCGGAAGACCTATTATTGGTTTTAAATTCTCCTTTTTTGATCGCcatgattctttaaattttgaagtCTTCTTCGTTATTCCTGTctccaatatattattatctttttctgatttttccatcgataacGATTTCTCTTTCGATTTCTCTTTCGCTAATTCTTCAGGAACAGATAAATATCGAACAGGAACAATTAAAGGCATATATTTACCAAATTCCATTTCTTCGATCGTTCCTCGTTCTTCGAATTGATTTTTACTATTCGTTTGAacattagtaaaatattttttcgatggtTCAAAATCGTTTTCATCCTTCCTCTTGGTATTCGTATCTTCCTCTAAACTatattcttcatatttatttctcgctggaatattcttctcttctctttcatcACTTCTGTCTTCATGTTTCTGATTTTCACGCggatcttcctcctcttccgaaattttctcttttgaatttgaaaatggaGAGTTATAAATATCCCTTAGTGGctgatttctaaaaaaattcacgaaCCCATCATCAAATAATTCACGATTGTACAAAGGTTCTCCGTAACTA harbors:
- the LOC107994608 gene encoding trichohyalin-like encodes the protein MKLSTFHVLCYLCVLIAFVLSTKSDWKNQPVSNSSSRIQETREKPLDASNPRDKRALGLILSGLAQVFGYTVNPVQIASLPNPTTESGETRGNTQSSGTQANSTQSNGSSTTAAPRQRETIRFTGVVNFGNGTGVLTHLQQYEALFHGGNNNSISATTSESSATQSPQVDPRPPLVVKIPLPIVPQPNLQPIPQPPLPEIPPQDIMLSYPAPIVPVRKEQQMRRKNLTEKVTVQNQTIQSGMDVRSQPPSTTVVVQTEDPRWKKEYEDRLAELERKQEEQAKRLKEQEWYRNRQKENNYNYEEDGKEYDDRGKQIGEQHSECRKEEEESDKGKESEEEENQSRENEEKIREYSTSQKTKKPEESEEEEEGYQNYKNDDVYKKDMPQLNENYTSIQSNEPLPLSEDDEQRRPEDLRNSYGEPLYNRELFDDGFVNFFRNQPLRDIYNSPFSNSKEKISEEEEDPRENQKHEDRSDEREEKNIPARNKYEEYSLEEDTNTKRKDENDFEPSKKYFTNVQTNSKNQFEERGTIEEMEFGKYMPLIVPVRYLSVPEELAKEKSKEKSLSMEKSEKDNNILETGITKKTSKFKESWRSKKENLKPIIGLPEKPRQLHEGEQKDLQIWPPPFDFVLDSTIHTNVVQTKFNHNDSIEIPNIRQKPESFSKKKEKRQQRNRILNNSTQKSYDSPEDIYYQRFKNDHKHKIVSEKRLIKPINAERSNHTHFKIEVKEVKKFEQNDHGKELPQFHEHYKYISNNNYKNTERPNIDVQHSSKQQIPNSLHFKNFESLKYNIEKNEPGVEDKNRINRKIDKNQIIQDVQQKSDPPIIFDPRENYNFFDFNENVHDFNHGRENDRLSEVFESNKRMENKRAIGLTIPQQDVYHYDESLTKFFNEPESKSVKVRENNYSNGALGMKMHQERIAPSESISYINYPSIL